One part of the Parabacteroides distasonis ATCC 8503 genome encodes these proteins:
- a CDS encoding BT4734/BF3469 family protein, translating to MINTSLFALFGRYKGDASLAGVLENIQRGTYKQLIDETREALASGDKELAAKLKKKLPAFTPQATYSGKRLDPHITRYNQLVVLDIDHVGERELERITPLATEAPYTVAYFRSPSGDGAKLIAYAATDETATPGNHRRVYEAMSRWYAARLGVELDTSGSDIGRLCFVSDDPALYFSPAYRPWLEGTGELPEGLAPLPLTWKEEVSETAPGAKERKVASPLEKARRTAERKGLYAEGNRNNFIFVMAARANRLGVKRAEMEAYAATAFADLPAEERLAAIESAYSHVEEHAAETSAATSRKKGGGPLDVVAVENYISERFLTRKNGVRGYVEVATKKKRNGQKPVFKPVTDYWVNSLWRSLLKDGHYCSHNDIRAILMSDFSETFHPFRTYFEGLAPWDGVTDWIGQLADTVGTTRPAFWRDCLKRWLIAQVAGSMELGVENHTILLLAGGQGLGKTSWLRNLVPPELRDYLFTGNVNPYSKGFPQMMVDCLLIVIDEMSGQSYADLNRLKALTSTGVIYLRRPYGHYAETQIRHASFAATVNDLQSLPDDNESRRFLCFEATRIDYQSPVRHADIYAQALALFRRGEKYWFSGEDIRKINENNETFRQRSPEEELFFTYFRKPERFDTPQYLTASDIMTKLSVFTRITPTRSNIVTLSKVLKKHGFKLTKTRGKLLFEVAEITSEQVKANFLRPRQEEEDRAQKENDIFKGQEDKPE from the coding sequence ATGATAAACACGTCATTATTCGCCCTTTTCGGACGATACAAAGGAGACGCCTCGCTAGCGGGCGTACTGGAAAACATCCAAAGAGGAACGTACAAGCAGCTCATCGACGAGACGCGGGAGGCGCTAGCGTCGGGCGATAAGGAACTGGCCGCCAAGCTAAAGAAAAAACTGCCCGCTTTCACCCCACAGGCCACCTACTCCGGGAAACGCCTCGACCCTCACATCACCCGCTATAACCAATTGGTGGTACTCGACATCGACCACGTAGGGGAACGGGAGCTGGAGCGTATCACCCCGCTCGCCACGGAAGCGCCCTACACCGTGGCGTATTTCCGCAGTCCCAGCGGCGACGGGGCGAAACTCATCGCCTACGCCGCCACGGACGAGACCGCCACGCCGGGCAATCACCGGAGGGTCTACGAGGCCATGAGCCGTTGGTACGCCGCCCGGCTCGGCGTGGAGCTGGATACCTCGGGCAGCGACATCGGGCGGCTTTGCTTCGTATCGGACGATCCCGCCCTATACTTCTCGCCTGCCTACCGCCCTTGGCTGGAGGGTACCGGCGAGCTACCGGAGGGCCTCGCCCCGCTACCCCTTACTTGGAAGGAGGAGGTTAGCGAGACGGCTCCCGGGGCGAAGGAAAGGAAGGTGGCATCGCCACTGGAGAAGGCACGCCGGACCGCCGAGCGGAAAGGCCTCTACGCCGAGGGCAACCGCAATAACTTCATCTTCGTCATGGCCGCACGGGCGAACCGGCTGGGCGTGAAGCGGGCCGAGATGGAGGCTTACGCCGCTACCGCCTTCGCCGACTTGCCGGCGGAGGAGCGCCTCGCCGCCATCGAGAGCGCCTACAGCCACGTGGAGGAGCACGCCGCCGAGACGAGCGCCGCCACCTCCCGGAAAAAGGGCGGGGGCCCGCTGGACGTGGTCGCCGTGGAGAATTATATATCCGAGCGTTTCCTCACCCGCAAGAACGGCGTGAGGGGGTACGTGGAGGTAGCCACGAAGAAAAAGCGGAACGGTCAAAAGCCGGTCTTCAAGCCGGTGACCGACTACTGGGTGAACTCGCTCTGGCGGAGTCTCCTGAAGGACGGCCACTACTGCTCGCATAACGACATCCGGGCCATACTGATGTCGGACTTCAGCGAGACGTTCCACCCTTTCCGCACGTATTTCGAGGGGCTGGCCCCGTGGGACGGGGTGACGGACTGGATCGGGCAGCTGGCCGATACCGTGGGCACCACCCGGCCCGCCTTCTGGCGGGATTGCCTCAAGCGCTGGCTTATCGCGCAAGTGGCCGGCTCCATGGAGTTAGGCGTGGAAAACCATACCATCCTGCTACTGGCCGGCGGGCAGGGGCTGGGCAAGACCTCGTGGCTGCGGAACCTCGTGCCGCCCGAGCTGCGGGACTATCTTTTCACGGGCAATGTCAATCCGTATAGCAAGGGTTTCCCGCAGATGATGGTGGACTGCCTCTTGATCGTCATCGACGAGATGTCCGGCCAGAGCTACGCCGATCTGAACCGCCTCAAGGCGCTCACCTCCACAGGGGTCATCTACCTGCGCCGCCCGTACGGACACTATGCCGAGACGCAGATACGCCACGCCTCCTTCGCCGCCACGGTGAACGACTTGCAATCGCTGCCGGACGATAACGAGTCTCGCCGCTTCCTCTGCTTCGAGGCCACACGGATCGATTACCAGTCGCCCGTGCGACACGCCGACATCTACGCCCAAGCTCTCGCCCTCTTCCGCCGGGGCGAGAAATACTGGTTCTCCGGCGAAGACATCCGGAAGATCAACGAGAACAACGAGACCTTCCGCCAGCGAAGCCCCGAGGAGGAATTGTTCTTCACCTATTTCCGCAAACCGGAGCGTTTTGACACGCCACAGTATCTTACGGCGAGCGATATTATGACGAAACTAAGTGTATTTACACGTATCACGCCGACACGTTCCAATATAGTTACGTTGAGCAAGGTGCTGAAAAAACACGGTTTTAAGCTCACGAAAACTAGAGGAAAACTACTGTTTGAGGTCGCCGAGATCACCTCGGAACAGGTAAAAGCCAATTTTTTGCGCCCTAGGCAAGAGGAAGAGGATAGAGCCCAAAAGGAGAATGATATCTTTAAAGGTCAAGAAGATAAGCCGGAATAA
- a CDS encoding DUF4248 domain-containing protein yields METTFKIRAYGRMELAEVYLPDLHPRSAHRKLQHWITIYPGLPGRLLSLGYHEGERVYSPAMVRAIIESLGEP; encoded by the coding sequence ATGGAAACGACATTCAAGATACGAGCGTACGGGCGGATGGAGCTGGCCGAGGTCTACCTGCCCGACCTGCATCCCCGCTCGGCCCACCGCAAGCTGCAACATTGGATAACGATCTATCCCGGCCTGCCCGGTCGCCTCCTCTCGCTGGGTTATCACGAGGGCGAGCGGGTCTATTCGCCCGCCATGGTACGGGCCATCATCGAGTCGCTCGGCGAGCCGTGA
- a CDS encoding TonB-dependent receptor translates to MRKSLYIGMVMCLLSGWTARAQRTVDLDFRQVTLNVVFDAIERQTGQPVYRQPLETDSMVVSVHSEKEEPLVALRRALEGTPFQVSSYGGAFFVLRDNTLMTSLPENFFLREKRREGDGDEEGSGISLMAGRKQQKATSENKVYEIGDASGKAADRVTVTGNISDFKTGEPMVGVAVFVKDPMIGATTDAYGYYTLRLPPGRHELYIQGMGMKDTRRQIMLHSDGKLDIELEEQVYTLKEVTISSEKIANVRNTTMGVERLKVKDIKNIPMAFGEVDIMKVVMSLPGVKAVGEASSGFNVRGGATDQNLILFNDGTVYNPTHLFGFFSVFNPDVVKDMELYKSSIPAKYGGRISSVLDINSREGNKKEFKGSASIGLLTSRLTLEGPLFSEKTSFIVGGRTTYSDWILKKLPEKSGYKDGNAGFYDLNATINHKFDERNNLYLNGYYSHDRFRFNVDERYAYENANASVKWRHIFSDRFTGVLTAGYDHYGYNTRNTDNPVNAYSLAFRIDQMYGKMDFTHYLSDKHTLDFGASSLFYGLEPGKYLPYGGESLVKEDRMEKEKAVESAIYVGDRWDITSQLSLNVGVRYSIFNVLGPRTYNLYADDQLPSLATVTGTVDKTGAFKTYHGPEFRISARYAFTEDFSVKAGFNTMRQNIHKLSNTTIMSPTDTWKLSDANIKPQTGMQVAAGLYRNFLSNTIEVSLEGYYKTMKDYLDYRNGAELLMNHHIETDVLRTEGRAYGVELMVKKTQGKLNGWVSYTYSRTQLRQNDPMIVNPVNKGDWYAADFDKPHDLKFVGNYKFTHRFSFSLNCDYSTGRPITLPVSKYHYGGGEFVYYSDRNQYRIPDFFRMDASFNIEPSHHLTLLTHSTISFGVYNLTGRKNAYSVYYISENGKLKGYKMAIFGVPIPFVSYNIKF, encoded by the coding sequence ATGAGAAAGAGCCTATATATCGGTATGGTAATGTGCCTGCTGTCCGGTTGGACGGCGAGGGCGCAGCGGACGGTCGATCTGGATTTCCGGCAAGTAACCTTAAATGTCGTGTTCGACGCTATCGAGCGGCAGACCGGACAGCCCGTCTACCGGCAACCCTTGGAGACGGACTCCATGGTCGTTAGCGTACACAGTGAGAAGGAAGAGCCCTTGGTGGCGTTGCGGCGTGCGTTGGAGGGAACTCCCTTCCAAGTATCCTCGTATGGCGGCGCCTTCTTTGTGTTGAGAGATAACACCTTGATGACCTCCCTGCCCGAGAACTTCTTCCTGCGGGAGAAGCGGAGAGAGGGCGATGGCGACGAGGAAGGCTCCGGTATCTCCCTGATGGCGGGCCGGAAGCAGCAGAAGGCTACCTCGGAGAACAAGGTCTACGAGATCGGCGACGCCTCGGGCAAGGCGGCGGACCGGGTCACGGTGACCGGCAATATCAGCGATTTCAAGACCGGCGAGCCGATGGTGGGCGTGGCCGTGTTCGTGAAGGACCCGATGATCGGGGCTACTACCGACGCTTACGGCTATTATACGCTGCGCCTCCCTCCCGGACGACACGAGCTGTACATACAAGGCATGGGCATGAAGGACACCCGGCGGCAGATCATGCTCCATTCCGACGGCAAGCTGGATATCGAGCTGGAGGAACAGGTCTACACCTTGAAGGAGGTCACGATCTCCTCCGAGAAGATCGCCAACGTGCGGAATACGACGATGGGCGTGGAACGCCTGAAGGTGAAGGATATAAAGAATATCCCGATGGCGTTCGGCGAGGTGGATATCATGAAGGTAGTCATGTCGCTCCCCGGCGTGAAGGCGGTGGGCGAGGCCTCTAGCGGCTTTAACGTGAGGGGCGGGGCGACGGACCAGAACTTAATCCTCTTCAACGACGGGACGGTCTATAACCCGACCCACCTGTTCGGCTTCTTCTCCGTCTTCAACCCCGACGTGGTGAAGGACATGGAGCTGTACAAGAGCAGCATCCCCGCCAAGTATGGCGGACGTATCTCCTCCGTGCTCGACATCAACAGCCGGGAGGGTAACAAGAAGGAGTTCAAGGGATCGGCGAGCATCGGCTTGCTGACCAGCCGCCTTACCTTGGAGGGGCCTCTCTTCTCCGAGAAGACCTCCTTTATCGTGGGCGGACGTACCACTTACTCGGACTGGATCTTGAAGAAACTCCCCGAGAAGAGCGGCTATAAGGATGGCAACGCCGGGTTCTACGACCTGAACGCCACGATCAACCATAAATTCGACGAGCGGAACAACCTCTATCTGAATGGCTACTACAGCCACGACCGTTTCCGCTTTAACGTGGATGAGCGATATGCCTACGAGAACGCCAACGCCTCGGTGAAATGGAGGCATATCTTCTCGGATCGTTTCACGGGGGTCCTCACCGCCGGCTACGACCATTATGGCTACAATACCCGTAATACGGATAACCCGGTGAACGCTTATTCCCTCGCTTTCCGTATCGACCAGATGTACGGGAAGATGGACTTCACGCATTACCTGAGCGATAAGCATACGCTGGATTTCGGCGCCAGCTCGTTGTTCTACGGCTTGGAGCCGGGGAAATACCTTCCCTATGGTGGGGAGTCGTTGGTGAAGGAGGACCGGATGGAGAAGGAGAAAGCGGTGGAGTCCGCTATCTATGTGGGCGATCGTTGGGATATCACCTCCCAACTCTCCTTGAACGTGGGAGTCCGTTATTCCATATTTAACGTATTGGGGCCCCGTACCTATAATCTCTATGCCGACGACCAGCTGCCTTCCTTGGCTACCGTGACGGGCACGGTGGATAAGACCGGGGCGTTCAAGACCTACCACGGGCCCGAGTTCCGCATATCCGCCCGCTACGCCTTTACCGAGGACTTCTCCGTGAAGGCCGGCTTTAATACGATGCGGCAGAATATCCATAAGCTATCCAACACGACCATCATGTCGCCCACGGATACGTGGAAGTTGAGCGACGCTAACATCAAGCCGCAGACGGGTATGCAAGTGGCCGCCGGGCTATACCGGAATTTCTTGAGCAATACAATCGAGGTCTCCTTGGAGGGATATTACAAGACGATGAAGGATTACCTGGATTACCGGAACGGCGCCGAGCTGCTGATGAACCACCACATCGAGACGGACGTGCTGAGGACCGAGGGGCGTGCCTATGGCGTGGAGCTGATGGTGAAGAAAACGCAAGGGAAGTTGAACGGCTGGGTAAGCTATACCTACTCTCGCACGCAACTGCGGCAGAACGACCCGATGATCGTGAATCCCGTGAACAAGGGGGATTGGTACGCCGCCGACTTCGATAAGCCGCACGACCTGAAGTTCGTGGGCAACTATAAGTTCACGCATCGTTTCAGCTTCTCGCTGAATTGCGACTATAGCACGGGACGGCCGATCACCTTGCCGGTCTCCAAATATCATTACGGGGGCGGTGAGTTTGTCTACTATTCGGACCGTAATCAATACCGCATCCCGGACTTTTTCCGGATGGACGCCTCGTTCAACATCGAGCCGAGCCACCACCTGACGTTGCTCACGCATAGCACGATCTCTTTCGGGGTCTATAACCTGACGGGGCGAAAGAACGCCTACTCGGTGTATTATATATCGGAGAACGGGAAATTAAAGGGATATAAGATGGCGATATTCGGGGTGCCTATCCCGTTTGTCTCTTATAATATTAAATTTTAG
- a CDS encoding DUF4249 domain-containing protein, with translation MRKEAKIKDSIKGFHWWLGALLLLLSACVTDYEPKGLEQVRDLLVVDGIITNGETTIKLRRSVGLTDDFTEDEFVNNAKVVVEREDGAVFTCANSSGKGEYKVDMGELDPGSRYRLHISLDGLEYESDYLGPEITPPIDSLSLLKKGPGEEVRLCVSTHNAPDRSSYFRWMYKENWEVKAEIFMAAEKMGNTVVIYDLLTSNNWYYCWGKDSSKVISLGSSDRLTQNVIANKSIASYHPSDRRFSMLYHAEVEQYALHREAYDYYFNLQKNIEESGSLFAPIPSEMKGNIRCVTDPEVPVIGFVEVATVTRLKRFFPEIEKVYEAEVTGCASTIVQGSEYDNNPDYGYVSYNPMNAESNTYALKRCMDCGRFGSKQKPSWWPTSHL, from the coding sequence ATGAGGAAAGAAGCGAAGATAAAAGATTCTATAAAAGGCTTTCATTGGTGGCTGGGGGCTTTGCTGTTGTTATTGTCCGCCTGTGTCACGGATTACGAGCCGAAGGGCTTGGAGCAGGTACGGGATTTGTTGGTCGTGGATGGTATCATCACGAATGGCGAGACTACGATAAAGCTCCGGAGAAGCGTGGGCCTGACCGACGATTTCACGGAGGATGAGTTCGTGAATAACGCCAAGGTGGTGGTGGAGCGTGAGGATGGAGCTGTTTTCACTTGCGCTAATTCTTCCGGGAAGGGAGAGTATAAGGTGGATATGGGAGAGCTGGACCCGGGTAGCCGGTACCGGCTACATATCTCGCTGGATGGGCTGGAGTATGAGTCGGACTATCTGGGACCGGAGATAACGCCTCCGATCGACTCTCTCTCCTTGCTGAAGAAGGGGCCGGGAGAGGAGGTCCGTCTCTGTGTGTCTACGCATAATGCCCCGGATCGATCCTCTTATTTCCGCTGGATGTATAAGGAGAATTGGGAGGTGAAGGCGGAGATCTTCATGGCCGCCGAGAAAATGGGTAATACGGTCGTAATATATGATTTACTTACATCGAATAATTGGTATTATTGCTGGGGGAAGGACAGCTCGAAGGTGATCTCCCTAGGCAGTTCCGATAGGCTGACGCAGAACGTGATCGCTAACAAAAGTATCGCCTCGTATCATCCCAGCGATCGCCGTTTCTCGATGTTGTATCATGCGGAGGTGGAACAATATGCGTTGCACCGGGAGGCTTACGACTACTATTTTAATTTGCAGAAGAACATAGAGGAGTCTGGTAGCTTGTTTGCCCCTATTCCTTCGGAGATGAAAGGGAATATCCGTTGCGTGACGGACCCGGAGGTTCCGGTGATCGGTTTCGTGGAAGTAGCGACAGTGACTCGCCTCAAGCGTTTCTTTCCGGAGATAGAGAAGGTATATGAGGCCGAGGTTACGGGCTGCGCAAGCACGATCGTACAGGGATCGGAATATGATAATAATCCGGATTACGGATATGTTTCCTATAATCCGATGAATGCGGAGAGTAATACGTATGCGCTGAAACGTTGTATGGATTGCGGCCGTTTTGGTTCGAAACAGAAGCCCTCTTGGTGGCCTACCAGTCATTTATAA